The following proteins are co-located in the Marispirochaeta aestuarii genome:
- a CDS encoding pyruvate dehydrogenase complex dihydrolipoamide acetyltransferase → MAEQILMLALSPTMEEGTIATWKKKEGDKVSEGDIICEVETDKATMDYESIQEGVLLKILVPEGEDAAVGVPIAIIGEEGEDISALEKEASETAKEAEKEEEAAGASASEEKPEAKKDKQEKPETAEDKTEKERADKPAAKKEAVTTDGWVKASPLAREIARQRGIDIAAIEGSGPGGRVVKKDVESAPTRAGRPAASGFAPARAAGEDRTVKVSKMRKAIAGRLAESKFTAPHFYLNVSVRGEALMEARNRINKSLQEKISVNAFIMKLAAEALRRHPRVNAAWEGDTIREFGSVDIGLAVALDDGLITPVVRNCGNKGIVEIDGELKELIPRAQEGKLAPEEYSGAGFSVSNLGSFGIEEFTAIINPPGSAILAVGTLNKVPVVQEDGSLGTGLVMKFTLSCDHRVVDGAEGARFMATLKNNFENPMSALL, encoded by the coding sequence CGAGACCGACAAGGCGACCATGGATTACGAAAGCATACAGGAAGGGGTGCTCCTTAAAATCCTCGTCCCTGAAGGTGAAGACGCCGCTGTCGGTGTTCCCATAGCCATTATCGGGGAGGAGGGAGAAGATATCTCCGCCCTCGAAAAAGAGGCTTCTGAAACCGCCAAGGAGGCGGAAAAAGAAGAGGAAGCTGCCGGGGCCTCCGCGTCAGAAGAAAAGCCTGAAGCGAAGAAAGATAAACAGGAGAAGCCTGAAACTGCAGAAGACAAGACAGAAAAGGAGAGAGCAGACAAGCCCGCCGCAAAAAAGGAAGCGGTCACCACCGACGGATGGGTAAAAGCATCTCCCCTGGCCAGGGAGATAGCCCGGCAGAGGGGAATCGATATTGCTGCAATCGAGGGAAGCGGTCCCGGGGGCCGGGTCGTTAAAAAGGACGTCGAGTCTGCCCCGACCAGAGCCGGACGACCGGCAGCCTCTGGATTTGCACCGGCCCGGGCGGCAGGAGAGGACCGCACGGTCAAGGTCTCCAAAATGCGCAAGGCCATTGCCGGCCGTCTGGCGGAATCAAAGTTCACCGCACCCCACTTCTACCTGAATGTCTCGGTCAGGGGCGAAGCCCTTATGGAGGCCAGAAACAGGATCAATAAATCCCTCCAGGAAAAGATATCCGTAAACGCCTTTATCATGAAGCTGGCTGCGGAAGCGCTCAGGCGTCACCCCCGGGTTAACGCGGCCTGGGAGGGCGATACCATCAGGGAGTTCGGATCCGTTGACATAGGATTGGCGGTGGCCCTGGATGACGGGCTGATAACCCCTGTGGTACGAAACTGCGGAAACAAGGGAATCGTCGAAATCGACGGCGAACTGAAGGAACTGATCCCCAGGGCTCAGGAAGGAAAACTCGCACCCGAAGAATACAGCGGAGCGGGATTCTCTGTCAGCAACCTGGGTTCCTTCGGTATCGAGGAGTTTACCGCGATCATCAACCCCCCGGGATCGGCAATCCTTGCCGTGGGCACCCTGAACAAGGTTCCGGTGGTCCAGGAAGACGGGAGTCTCGGAACGGGGCTTGTCATGAAGTTTACCCTCTCCTGCGACCACAGGGTAGTCGACGGGGCGGAGGGTGCACGCTTTATGGCGACCCTCAAAAACAACTTTGAAAACCCCATGTCGGCTCTTCTCTAG
- the lpdA gene encoding dihydrolipoyl dehydrogenase, with translation MSEISTDLAILGAGPGGYVAAIRAAQLGLKVTIIEKEKLGGVCLNIGCIPSKALIHQAEIFRHAREAEALGIKLDLSGFDYGRVFKKSRSAADRLSKGVGFLMKKNEIQVVNGTGTILEPGLIEVTGAENKKTQVKAKNIIIATGSRPRSIPGFDFNEKTVLSSTGALMLEELPKRLVILGAGAIGCEFAHIMSSFGTEVTLVEMLDQILPAEDPDASKVLAADFKKRKIAIHVKTRALGYKETKEGLSIELEGPEGKKNTITADKLLVVTGRVPNTGEIGLENLGIASEKGFIPVGDFYQTTVPHVYAIGDVVSTPLLAHVASKEGEIAVEHIAGHSPAPGIDPNLIPSAVYTEPEIASFGLTKDKAILKGFSAAETSFPYRGAGKAVATEAAEGMVKIVYDTGSKEILGAHITGSRATEILHEVLLAKSSELLPEDVASMIHAHPTLSETVMESMKMIEGAAIHI, from the coding sequence ATGAGCGAAATAAGCACTGATCTTGCGATTCTCGGTGCGGGCCCCGGCGGTTATGTGGCCGCCATACGGGCCGCCCAGCTGGGTCTCAAGGTAACGATAATAGAAAAGGAAAAGCTCGGAGGGGTCTGCCTTAACATAGGCTGCATTCCTTCCAAGGCTCTGATTCATCAGGCGGAGATCTTCAGACATGCCAGAGAAGCGGAAGCCCTGGGCATAAAGCTGGACCTCTCGGGCTTTGATTACGGCAGGGTCTTCAAGAAATCCAGGTCCGCCGCGGACCGGCTCTCCAAGGGCGTCGGTTTCCTGATGAAAAAGAACGAAATTCAGGTAGTTAACGGTACGGGGACTATACTGGAGCCGGGCCTTATTGAGGTTACCGGAGCTGAGAACAAGAAAACACAGGTAAAGGCAAAAAACATAATCATAGCCACCGGCTCCCGACCACGCTCCATTCCGGGCTTCGATTTTAATGAGAAAACAGTTCTCTCATCCACCGGCGCCCTGATGCTGGAGGAGTTGCCGAAGCGGCTGGTTATTCTTGGTGCCGGTGCCATAGGCTGCGAGTTCGCCCATATAATGAGCAGCTTCGGTACGGAGGTTACCCTGGTGGAGATGCTGGACCAGATTCTCCCTGCAGAGGACCCGGATGCATCCAAAGTCCTGGCGGCGGACTTCAAGAAACGGAAGATAGCTATCCACGTAAAAACAAGGGCCCTGGGATATAAAGAGACGAAAGAGGGACTCAGCATAGAGCTTGAAGGACCGGAGGGTAAGAAAAACACCATCACGGCTGATAAATTGCTTGTGGTAACTGGCAGAGTGCCCAACACCGGAGAGATCGGGCTTGAAAACCTTGGAATAGCTTCGGAGAAGGGATTCATTCCCGTTGGCGATTTCTACCAGACCACCGTACCCCATGTTTATGCCATCGGGGATGTCGTATCGACTCCCCTGCTTGCCCACGTGGCCAGCAAGGAGGGAGAAATCGCCGTGGAACATATTGCAGGGCACTCTCCCGCTCCCGGGATCGATCCGAACCTCATTCCATCCGCCGTCTATACGGAACCGGAGATCGCCAGCTTCGGACTTACCAAAGACAAGGCCATACTGAAAGGTTTTTCCGCAGCTGAAACCAGCTTTCCCTACCGGGGAGCGGGAAAAGCGGTGGCCACCGAAGCGGCAGAAGGGATGGTGAAGATAGTCTACGATACGGGATCAAAGGAGATTCTTGGAGCCCATATCACCGGCAGCAGGGCAACGGAGATACTGCATGAGGTACTTCTGGCTAAATCATCTGAACTGCTGCCGGAGGACGTTGCTTCCATGATCCATGCCCACCCGACTCTGTCGGAAACGGTAATGGAATCAATGAAGATGATAGAAGGGGCTGCCATACATATTTAG
- the tpx gene encoding thiol peroxidase codes for MERSVSTMHGNAITLVGQELKVGDKAPDFTVLDNELMPKSLSDYAGKKKLISVVPSLDTGVCDAQTRRFNEEASKLGADVVILTISMDLPFAQKRWCGAAGVDQVITLSDHRDADFGQRYGMLIKELRLLNRGIFVVDENDVIRYIETVKENTNHPDYDAALKALKAL; via the coding sequence ATGGAACGATCTGTTTCAACCATGCACGGAAACGCAATAACCCTGGTAGGTCAGGAACTGAAAGTCGGAGACAAGGCGCCGGATTTTACTGTCCTGGATAATGAACTGATGCCGAAATCCCTGAGTGACTACGCCGGGAAAAAGAAGCTCATCAGCGTCGTGCCCTCCCTGGACACAGGCGTGTGCGATGCCCAGACCCGCAGATTCAACGAGGAGGCGTCGAAACTTGGCGCTGATGTTGTAATTCTCACCATCAGTATGGACCTGCCTTTTGCCCAGAAGCGCTGGTGCGGTGCAGCCGGGGTGGATCAGGTAATAACCCTTTCGGACCATCGGGACGCGGATTTCGGACAGCGCTACGGTATGCTGATCAAGGAACTCAGGCTGTTGAACCGCGGTATTTTCGTTGTTGATGAAAACGACGTCATACGCTACATTGAAACAGTAAAAGAGAATACAAATCACCCCGACTATGATGCCGCGCTGAAGGCTCTTAAAGCATTATAG
- a CDS encoding FprA family A-type flavoprotein, with amino-acid sequence MIATSLRDNVYAITVNDRTTDLFEGLWPISQEGVSYNSYLIQDEKTALIDLTKEFKTDELFDNVGMIKSLKEIDYLVVNHMEPDHTGAMKALNRLNPDITILCTPKARPMIENYYGITENVREVSDGEEISLGKKTLKFFHTPFVHWPETMMTYLVEEKILFSCDGFGGYGALTGAIFDDQIRDLDFYIKESLRYYTNIVAKFTKPVLNAIEKLADYPIEIIAPSHGLIWRGNPGKIVELYQKWSEYGKGDNEKGVTLLYGTMYGNTETMMNHVARGLGSEGVPVDIFDVARTHMSYILPSLWVNRGVIIGAPTYEGSLYPAMSLALEEASIKRVLNKKAAYFGSFGWSGGALRQIQKMVEPLKWEILDTLEFPGGPTDKELEKAFEFGAAFGRSIKA; translated from the coding sequence ATGATTGCGACGAGCTTACGTGATAATGTCTATGCAATAACAGTTAACGATCGGACCACAGACCTTTTCGAAGGTCTGTGGCCCATCAGTCAGGAGGGGGTTTCCTACAACTCCTATCTGATTCAGGACGAAAAGACGGCCCTGATCGATCTGACCAAGGAGTTCAAAACCGATGAGCTCTTTGACAATGTGGGGATGATCAAGTCCCTGAAAGAGATTGATTACCTTGTGGTCAATCATATGGAACCGGACCACACCGGAGCAATGAAAGCCCTCAACCGTCTTAATCCGGATATAACCATCCTCTGCACCCCCAAGGCACGTCCCATGATAGAAAACTATTACGGGATTACCGAGAACGTGCGGGAGGTATCCGACGGAGAGGAGATCTCCCTGGGTAAAAAGACCCTGAAGTTCTTCCATACCCCCTTTGTTCACTGGCCGGAAACCATGATGACCTATCTGGTGGAGGAGAAAATCCTCTTCTCCTGCGACGGTTTCGGCGGTTACGGAGCTCTTACAGGGGCGATATTCGATGACCAGATACGGGACCTGGATTTCTATATCAAGGAGTCCCTGCGCTACTATACGAATATTGTCGCCAAGTTTACAAAGCCTGTCCTCAATGCCATAGAAAAACTGGCTGACTATCCCATCGAGATTATAGCCCCTTCCCACGGCCTGATATGGCGGGGGAATCCCGGTAAAATCGTGGAACTCTATCAGAAGTGGTCCGAATACGGAAAGGGGGATAACGAAAAAGGCGTTACCCTGCTGTACGGGACCATGTATGGAAATACCGAGACCATGATGAACCACGTAGCCAGGGGACTCGGTTCCGAGGGTGTCCCGGTCGATATCTTCGATGTCGCCCGTACCCATATGAGCTATATCCTTCCCTCCCTCTGGGTGAACCGGGGAGTCATTATCGGGGCCCCGACCTACGAGGGAAGCCTTTACCCCGCCATGTCCCTGGCTCTGGAGGAGGCATCGATTAAACGCGTATTAAACAAAAAAGCGGCCTATTTCGGCAGCTTCGGCTGGTCCGGCGGGGCCCTGCGGCAAATACAGAAGATGGTTGAACCCCTGAAATGGGAAATCCTGGACACCCTGGAGTTTCCCGGCGGTCCCACCGACAAGGAGCTGGAAAAAGCCTTTGAGTTCGGCGCCGCCTTTGGCCGCAGCATCAAGGCCTGA
- a CDS encoding DUF190 domain-containing protein, with the protein MELSGDAKMLRIYIGEADRHDHRPLYEAIVREARRQGLAGATVVKGLMGFGKKSRIHTAKILRLSEDLPVIVEIVDTPEKIEAFLPLIDSMVDNGMVTLENLEVLLYRHSGGT; encoded by the coding sequence ATGGAATTATCCGGGGATGCAAAGATGCTTCGAATCTATATTGGTGAAGCTGACCGTCACGATCATCGCCCCCTCTACGAGGCAATCGTCCGTGAGGCGCGGCGGCAGGGCCTTGCCGGTGCAACTGTTGTCAAGGGGCTGATGGGGTTTGGAAAAAAGAGCCGCATTCATACGGCTAAAATCCTGAGACTCTCGGAAGATCTTCCGGTTATTGTCGAAATTGTGGACACCCCCGAAAAGATCGAAGCCTTTTTGCCGCTTATCGACTCGATGGTCGATAACGGAATGGTAACCCTGGAGAACCTGGAGGTTCTCCTGTATCGCCACAGCGGGGGTACATAA
- a CDS encoding fluoride efflux transporter FluC, with amino-acid sequence MIEKLFWLAAAGACGTLARYGLSGLVYRWLGSSFPWGTAVVNILGSLLFGIIWSASGERNLVSPELRIIILGGFMGAFTTFSTFISETGLLFADSQLLAGFGNVLFQVTSGIAAFFLGLMIGRLI; translated from the coding sequence ATGATTGAAAAACTATTCTGGCTGGCCGCCGCGGGCGCCTGCGGCACACTGGCACGATACGGCCTCAGCGGACTGGTCTACAGGTGGCTGGGCAGTTCCTTTCCCTGGGGAACCGCGGTGGTAAATATCCTCGGAAGCCTGCTTTTCGGGATTATCTGGTCGGCGTCGGGGGAACGCAATCTTGTCAGCCCTGAACTGCGTATCATCATTCTCGGTGGCTTCATGGGAGCCTTTACGACCTTCTCCACCTTCATTTCGGAAACCGGTCTTTTGTTTGCCGACTCGCAGCTGCTTGCAGGCTTCGGCAATGTTCTGTTTCAGGTAACAAGCGGAATAGCCGCTTTTTTTCTTGGTCTGATGATAGGACGATTAATATAA
- a CDS encoding NADH-dependent [FeFe] hydrogenase, group A6, which produces MVNITVNGLPLEVAKGTTLLKAAKLVGIKIPTLCYHADLPAWAACGICVVKVEGSPKLFRACATQVQDGMKIITHDPELYEIRRTVIQLIMSTHPNDCLSCPRNGNCELQTLAADFGIRDVPFEHRVPEIPLDDSTPSIILNPEKCIKCGRCVNVCQQMQDVWALEFIGRGDGTRMAGAGDVLLNETPCIKCGQCSAHCPVGAIYEKDETRTLMRAIRDPEKHVAVQIAPAVRVAIGEAFGMAPGTISTGKIYAALRMMGVDAVFDTNFSADLTIMEEGTELVKRLTEGGTLPQITSCCPAWTDYMEKYFPDMIPHFSTAKSPMMMQGAITKTYYADRAGIKPENIFSAAIMPCTAKKFEITRCEKMYSSGQQDVDLVLTTRELARLIKALGIDFNSLPDEAADSPIGRYSGAGTIFGNTGGVMEAAIRTAYNLVTGKELEDVKVNAVRGMEGVRRGEVDIDGTKVRVAVAHGMANVRDVMREIQDAREKGKEPPYHFIEVMACRGGCIAGGGQPYNTTDDVREKRIAGMYADDEKSVIRCSHQNPEIKQIYKEFLGKPLSKKAHELLHTNYTPRPLYRK; this is translated from the coding sequence ATGGTAAATATAACGGTTAACGGCTTGCCCCTTGAGGTTGCAAAAGGAACGACCCTTCTTAAAGCGGCTAAATTGGTGGGAATCAAGATTCCAACCCTCTGCTATCATGCCGACCTCCCCGCCTGGGCAGCCTGTGGAATATGTGTTGTCAAGGTTGAGGGATCCCCGAAACTCTTCAGAGCCTGTGCCACCCAGGTCCAGGATGGAATGAAGATAATAACCCATGATCCGGAGCTCTACGAGATCCGGCGCACCGTGATCCAGCTGATCATGTCCACCCATCCCAACGACTGCCTGAGTTGTCCGAGAAACGGCAACTGTGAACTCCAGACCCTGGCTGCGGACTTCGGTATCCGGGATGTTCCCTTTGAACACCGGGTTCCCGAGATTCCCCTGGACGATTCAACCCCGTCGATAATTCTTAACCCCGAAAAATGCATCAAATGCGGACGCTGTGTAAACGTATGCCAGCAGATGCAGGACGTATGGGCTCTGGAGTTCATCGGCCGCGGGGATGGAACCCGTATGGCTGGAGCGGGGGATGTTCTGCTGAATGAAACACCCTGTATCAAGTGCGGCCAGTGTTCAGCTCATTGTCCCGTAGGCGCCATTTACGAAAAAGATGAGACCCGCACCCTTATGAGGGCAATACGGGATCCGGAAAAACATGTCGCGGTCCAGATTGCCCCGGCAGTGCGGGTTGCCATCGGAGAGGCTTTTGGCATGGCGCCCGGTACCATCAGTACCGGCAAGATTTATGCAGCCCTGCGTATGATGGGTGTGGATGCGGTTTTTGATACCAACTTTTCCGCAGACCTGACCATCATGGAAGAGGGTACCGAGCTCGTAAAGCGCCTGACCGAGGGGGGAACTCTGCCCCAGATAACCAGCTGCTGCCCTGCCTGGACCGACTATATGGAGAAGTATTTCCCGGATATGATTCCCCACTTCTCAACCGCCAAGAGTCCCATGATGATGCAGGGAGCAATAACCAAGACCTATTACGCTGACCGGGCGGGCATCAAGCCTGAGAATATCTTCTCTGCAGCGATCATGCCCTGCACCGCCAAGAAGTTCGAGATTACCCGCTGCGAAAAGATGTACTCCTCGGGCCAGCAGGACGTGGACCTTGTACTTACCACCCGGGAACTTGCACGTCTTATTAAAGCCCTGGGCATCGACTTTAACTCCCTTCCCGATGAAGCAGCCGATTCTCCCATCGGACGCTACTCCGGTGCCGGTACCATCTTTGGAAACACCGGTGGCGTTATGGAAGCAGCCATCCGAACCGCCTACAACCTGGTTACCGGGAAAGAGCTGGAGGATGTTAAGGTCAATGCCGTACGCGGTATGGAAGGTGTCCGTCGCGGTGAAGTGGACATCGACGGTACAAAGGTCCGTGTGGCTGTCGCCCACGGAATGGCCAATGTGCGGGATGTTATGCGGGAGATTCAGGATGCCCGGGAGAAGGGAAAAGAGCCTCCCTACCATTTTATCGAGGTAATGGCCTGCCGGGGCGGATGTATCGCCGGTGGCGGACAGCCCTACAACACAACCGACGATGTACGTGAGAAAAGGATTGCCGGTATGTATGCCGATGACGAAAAATCCGTTATCCGCTGTTCCCACCAGAACCCGGAGATTAAGCAGATCTACAAGGAGTTCCTCGGCAAGCCTCTCAGCAAGAAGGCCCACGAACTGCTCCACACGAATTACACCCCCCGTCCGCTCTACCGAAAATAG
- a CDS encoding NADH-quinone oxidoreductase subunit NuoF, translated as MSFKHYVLVCGGTGCESAKADDIFRNLIHEAEKAGIREEVQILKTGCFGFCEQGPIVKVLPDESFYVQVKPDDAKEIVAEHLVKGREVPRLLYDKSLSMSRTGLEDIEFYQKQFRIVLRNCGFINPDDINEYIARDGYAALEKVLFEMSPEDVLEELKKSKLRGRGGAGFPTWMKWKFTKDVDESEKYIACNADEGDPGAYMDRSTLEGDPHSILEAMTIAGRTVGASKGYIYIRAEYPLAIKRLKTAMQQARDMNLLGDDILGSGFNFDIEIRLGAGAFVCGEETALIASLEGERGMPRVRPPFPAVQGIWGKPTVINNVETWANIPVIITRGGEWFSKIGTEGSTGTKVFALTGKINNSGLVEVPMGTTLREIIFDIGGGIKDGKKFKAAQTGGPSGGVLKDDFLDTPIDYDNLIKLGSMMGSGGLIVMDEDDCMVDVAKFYLGFCVDESCGKCAPCRVGGKTMYDILDKITKGQGEMEDLEKLETIGAAMKRASLCGLGQTAPNPTLSTIKYFIDEYKAHIEDKKCPAGKCKQLMRFEINPEKCIGCGLCARRCPVNCISGEKRAPHEIDQSQCIKCGECYTVCKFDAVLKV; from the coding sequence ATGAGCTTCAAACATTATGTACTTGTCTGCGGTGGTACCGGATGCGAGTCCGCGAAGGCCGATGATATCTTCAGGAACCTTATCCACGAAGCTGAAAAGGCTGGAATCCGCGAAGAAGTCCAGATTCTCAAGACCGGATGTTTCGGTTTTTGTGAACAGGGCCCCATCGTTAAAGTTCTTCCCGACGAATCCTTTTACGTGCAGGTAAAACCGGACGACGCCAAAGAGATCGTCGCTGAACACCTTGTAAAAGGCCGCGAGGTCCCCCGGCTGCTCTATGACAAGTCCCTGAGCATGAGCCGTACCGGCCTCGAGGATATCGAATTTTATCAGAAGCAGTTCCGTATCGTTTTAAGGAACTGCGGATTCATCAACCCCGATGATATAAACGAATACATTGCCCGGGACGGGTATGCCGCCCTGGAGAAGGTTCTTTTCGAAATGAGCCCCGAGGATGTCCTGGAGGAACTGAAAAAGTCCAAACTCCGGGGACGCGGCGGCGCCGGCTTTCCCACCTGGATGAAGTGGAAGTTCACCAAGGATGTGGATGAGAGCGAAAAGTATATCGCCTGTAACGCCGATGAAGGCGATCCCGGTGCCTACATGGACCGTTCGACCCTCGAGGGAGACCCTCACTCCATTCTCGAGGCCATGACCATTGCCGGTCGGACCGTCGGTGCCAGCAAGGGATATATCTACATCCGTGCCGAGTATCCCCTGGCGATCAAGCGCCTCAAAACCGCCATGCAGCAGGCGCGGGATATGAATCTGCTGGGTGATGACATACTGGGGAGCGGTTTCAATTTCGATATAGAGATTCGCCTCGGTGCCGGAGCCTTTGTCTGCGGTGAAGAAACCGCCCTGATCGCTTCCCTCGAGGGAGAACGGGGTATGCCGAGAGTCAGGCCTCCTTTTCCCGCAGTTCAGGGTATCTGGGGCAAGCCCACGGTAATCAACAATGTTGAGACCTGGGCCAATATCCCGGTTATAATAACCAGGGGAGGTGAGTGGTTCTCCAAAATAGGTACCGAAGGTTCCACCGGAACCAAGGTTTTTGCCCTTACGGGAAAAATCAACAACTCCGGTCTGGTGGAAGTACCAATGGGTACCACCCTGCGGGAGATCATCTTCGATATCGGCGGTGGTATAAAGGACGGCAAGAAGTTCAAGGCCGCCCAGACCGGCGGACCCTCCGGGGGTGTGCTCAAGGATGATTTCCTGGACACTCCCATCGATTACGACAACCTGATCAAACTTGGTTCCATGATGGGGTCCGGCGGTCTCATCGTCATGGATGAGGACGACTGTATGGTGGACGTCGCCAAGTTCTACCTCGGTTTCTGTGTGGATGAGTCCTGCGGTAAGTGCGCTCCCTGCCGGGTCGGCGGCAAGACCATGTATGACATCCTCGACAAGATAACCAAGGGACAGGGAGAGATGGAGGACCTCGAAAAGCTGGAAACAATCGGGGCCGCCATGAAGCGGGCATCCCTCTGCGGACTGGGTCAGACGGCTCCAAACCCGACCCTGTCGACCATCAAGTATTTTATCGATGAATACAAGGCCCACATCGAAGACAAAAAATGTCCCGCCGGGAAGTGTAAGCAGCTGATGCGTTTCGAGATTAATCCCGAGAAGTGTATCGGCTGTGGTCTGTGCGCCCGACGCTGTCCGGTTAACTGTATCAGTGGAGAAAAGCGTGCGCCCCACGAAATTGATCAGAGTCAGTGCATAAAATGCGGCGAATGTTACACGGTTTGTAAATTCGATGCGGTGCTGAAGGTCTAG
- a CDS encoding (2Fe-2S) ferredoxin domain-containing protein, translating to MTLEELRALREQKKREMDRRDVSGKSIQIVVGGGTCGIAAGARKTHEAFLNELEENNLTDVVVKQTGCLGLCHAEPTVEVLMPGMPTVIYGNVNDEVARKIVHKHIMAHELVNDHIYDRPAVDIIEKGEK from the coding sequence ATGACTTTGGAAGAGCTGCGCGCCCTGCGGGAGCAAAAAAAGAGAGAGATGGACAGGCGGGATGTTTCCGGAAAAAGCATCCAGATTGTTGTGGGTGGAGGAACCTGCGGTATTGCCGCCGGAGCCCGAAAAACCCACGAAGCCTTTTTGAATGAACTGGAAGAGAATAATCTGACCGACGTTGTCGTCAAGCAGACCGGCTGTCTGGGGCTCTGCCACGCAGAACCGACGGTGGAAGTTCTGATGCCCGGCATGCCGACGGTGATATACGGGAATGTGAATGACGAGGTGGCCCGCAAGATTGTTCACAAACATATAATGGCACATGAGCTGGTGAACGATCATATCTACGACCGGCCCGCCGTCGACATCATCGAGAAGGGGGAAAAGTAG
- a CDS encoding ATP-binding protein, whose product MHFSVGDFIIDLVDNSLEAGANLVEVEILESNEEISVTLRDNGTGMDRELLSRIRDPYFTDGIKHPGRKVGLGIPFLIHAAEQCGGDFRIESVPGKGTEVFFSFPADNIDTPPVGDLAETFAGAVLKPTEYEAVLLHRVLDSSGERSYRITRSELTDALGELESVASQNLVRRYMASHEEEIQGKEK is encoded by the coding sequence ATGCATTTTTCCGTCGGTGATTTTATCATCGATCTGGTGGATAATTCCCTCGAAGCAGGCGCAAACCTGGTTGAGGTTGAGATCCTTGAATCGAATGAGGAGATTTCGGTCACCCTGCGGGACAACGGCACAGGAATGGACAGGGAACTGTTGTCCCGGATTCGGGATCCCTATTTCACCGATGGAATAAAGCACCCCGGACGAAAGGTCGGGTTGGGAATTCCCTTTCTGATACATGCGGCTGAACAGTGCGGCGGGGATTTCAGGATTGAGTCAGTACCTGGAAAGGGCACGGAGGTTTTCTTCTCCTTTCCTGCTGATAATATCGATACCCCCCCGGTCGGAGACCTGGCGGAAACATTCGCCGGGGCTGTACTGAAACCGACGGAGTACGAAGCGGTTCTGCTGCACCGTGTACTTGACAGCTCAGGAGAGCGGAGTTACCGGATTACACGATCGGAACTGACAGATGCTCTGGGAGAGCTGGAAAGTGTTGCCTCCCAGAACCTGGTTCGCCGATATATGGCGTCCCATGAAGAAGAGATACAAGGTAAAGAGAAATAA
- a CDS encoding NADH-quinone oxidoreductase subunit NuoE family protein yields the protein MSTQMVADIQFSSELLKFIEEWKEKPGNLIMILHRVQEEFGYIPRQAAMKVAELLDVPLAKIYGVVTFYHFFKLNKPGRHNIQVCMGTACYLKGGEDLLQELENLLGIGVNQVTDDGEFSIEAVRCVGCCGLAPVMVVGEEVFGKVTKDVLPDVIAQFRNT from the coding sequence ATGTCTACTCAAATGGTGGCGGATATCCAGTTCTCCTCCGAACTGTTGAAGTTTATCGAGGAATGGAAAGAAAAACCCGGGAACCTGATTATGATCCTGCACAGAGTACAGGAAGAGTTCGGGTATATCCCGCGACAGGCGGCCATGAAGGTCGCGGAACTGCTGGATGTTCCTTTGGCGAAAATCTATGGTGTCGTTACCTTTTATCATTTTTTCAAGCTGAATAAACCGGGGCGGCACAATATTCAGGTATGTATGGGAACGGCATGCTACCTGAAAGGCGGAGAAGATCTGCTGCAGGAACTGGAAAACCTCCTTGGAATAGGGGTGAACCAGGTTACCGACGACGGGGAATTCTCCATCGAGGCTGTACGCTGTGTCGGCTGTTGCGGACTCGCACCGGTAATGGTTGTAGGGGAAGAGGTTTTCGGTAAGGTAACAAAGGACGTCCTGCCCGACGTTATTGCCCAGTTCCGGAATACCTGA